CTACTTGTTGGTAAGGTCTACAACCTTCTCAAGAGCAAAATTGTCTTTCCTTGTGCCAGCTATTTTAAATCAAGAATCTACTGTCATACTGCCTAGTTTGTCGTATTTTCTTCCTCAATTTGTATATTGAAGACAAATATATTGACTAATTCTTAGCAAATTCAGCAGAAAATATTGTCATTTTATGTCAGAATCATTATGGAAACTTACATCTCTTAAATAAAATCAGCAAATTCTGAAAAGCTCTATACAAAACTAGCGATGTTGACAAATAGCGGTGGACGCGAGTAATTAAAGATTTTGCAGATGTTTTTTGCCTCACCTAACGAATTTAGGTGTTGTGGATTGTTGAATTGAGAGAGCCAATGAGACGTGTAGAAGCTGCTAAATGCATTTTTGTTCCCGACCTTTACAAAAAGAAACACTGCGACAATTCTTGGCATTTTTCACCGCATCATCTGCGCTCATTAGCAACTATTTTTTAATTTGTTTAAACTGAGATCTAAGCTGCTAAATGAATTCAAATTGGCAAAAGTGACGATGTAGTTGTAACTTTTACCAAGGCAATTCAACTCTTGGGGAGAGTCAAGCGATGATAGGTAAATTGCTCGGTGGGCGATACCGAATTGTAGATATTTTAGGAACTGGGGGCTTCGGTCAAACCTACGTTGCTGAAGATATACACCGCCCTGGTCATCCTAAATGTGTTGTTAAACACCTCAAGCCTACTAGCAGTAATTCTAGTTTTTTAGAAAATGCGCGACGTCTCTTCCAATCGGAAGCTCAAACGTTAGAAAAGTTAGGAAATCACGATCAAATACCTAGATTACTCGCTTATTTTGAAGAAAACGAAGAATTTTATCTAGTCCAAGACTTTATTCAAGGTCATCCTCTAAGTGCCGCATTACAAAGAGATAGTCGCTGGAGTGAAGCCAAAGTCTATCAGATGTTGCGGGAAGTTTTAGAAATTCTAGAATACGTCCACAGCCAAGGAGTTATTCATCGTGACATTAAGCCAAACAACTTAATTCGACGCCATGAAGACGGCAAATTAGTTTTAGTTGATTTTGGTTCGGTAAAGCAAGCATGGACGCAAGTTGTAACAGCATACGGGCAAACAAAAACAAGTTTTGCCTTGGGTAGTCCAGCAACGATTGGTATTGGTACTCCGGGATATATGCCAACTGAACAAGGACGAGGTAGACCGCGTCCGAATAGTGATATTTATGCACTAGGAATTATTGGCATTCAAGCGCTTACTGGACTTAGTCCGATGTGTTTTCAAGAAGATATCGATACTGGCGAAATTTTGTGGCTACACGCAGCAGCCGACGTTAACCCAGCGCTGGCTAGTATCCTCTCCAAGATGGTGCGCTACCACTTTAAAGATCGCTACCAAACTGCAAGCGAAGTTTTGCAAGATTTAGAGCGCATCAATTTACCAGCAGTAGAACATCCCACCAATTTAATATTTGAACAAGTACCTTTACCGAGTCCGTCACACAGCACCATCATTTTTACCGAAGATAATACAGCAAACGCGGAATCTCAGCGCGTCATTCCAGTAACTTTAGCAGGTTCTACCGAGCTTTATACAGGAGGTCAAATTCCGCGGTTGCTCGCCCCCACGAGCGATCTGATACCTACACCGCCTCAAGTAACGTCTAGCCAGCCTACTATTGCTACACCACAAACAGCTTCTTCAGTAAAAAAGACCTCTGTAAAGCCACCTGTCAGCAGTCACGTCAAAGACACGAGTGATGCAGCGCCGAGTCAACACAAAATTAGGATTGGTGCGGGCATTACCGCGATCATTCTCAGCTTAGTTGCAGGTTATGCAATTTACTGGCAACCGCGTCCCAGTGTTTCTAGACCTTTAGAGCACATGAAATCTCTCAAAGCCGAAGGAAGGTACGAAGAGTGCGTTGACCAAGCTTCTACCTTATTAGCAGAACCTAGCGACTACACAACAGATGCGCAATCAATTTTACACGAGTGCCAAATTGCCCAAGCAATTCGATTTGCTGGAGAACGTAACTTCCGTGCAGCGATAATGGAAGCCAACAAAATTCCATCGTCTGCGCCTTTTTATCAAAATGTGCAGCAACTGATTGCACAGTGGTCGAATAGTATACTCGAAACGGCGACAAACGAATATCAATCAGGCGATCTCAAACAAGCGATCGCAATTGCCCAGCAAATTCCTAACTTAAGTCCTGTCTACCTAGAAGCGCAGACATCCATCAAGCAATGGAATAGCGAATGGGAAAGTAACACGCAACACGTTGAAGCTGCACAAAAGGCTTTAAAAGCTGAAAAATGGGAAGAAGCAATTGCCGAAGCCAATAAAGTTTTAGATACTGTTTACTGGCAACAACAAACACAGCCGATTATTCAAACTGCCGAATCGAAGCTAGCAGAAGTTAAGAAAACTACTGTTGCTAACCAATCCACAACCACCCCTCCTCAGAAAACAACACCTGTTGTTCGGAAGACGGCGATCGCAAAGCCTAAATCTACAACACCAGCCCCAAGACGCACTGTTGCAACTTCTACAGTAAAACGCGTCACTACTCCGACAAGGCAGACTCCAGCAAGACGCGTGCAGCCACGCACTGTCAACCGAACACCACCACAAAGAACCGTTCGCCGTCCCGCAGCGACTCAACCACGTCCCGCGACTCCTGCTAAACCATCGTATAGTTGGACAACGAAAACCATACCCTAATAAAGTTAATTTTTTGGTACTGGATCGTAACCACCTGGATGCCAAGGATGACAGCGCAACACTCGTCGCACTGCCAAAATTCCGCCGTGCCATACTCCAAAGCGCTCGATGGCTTCGATTGCATACTGCGAACAGGTAGGATGAAAGCGGCAACTAGGAGGAAACAGCGGTGAAATTAAAATCCGATAGCCGCGAATTAAGAAAAGAATCAGACGTTTCATCAAAGAGCCAATTCTCGATAGAGTGTTACAAGAATACTTCTGTTCAGCTTAAGTCAAGACCTTGCTTACTTTAACCTGGTTAGAATCGGTGCCAGATGTATGGCAGCAGATTATTATTGTAGGAACGTGGATCGGTACAATCTTATCAATAGCATTAATTGCTAATCGCTACACAAATGCCGACTCAGAAATCACGCGTAAAATTGTGCACATCGGTACCGGTAACATCATTTTGTTTGCTTGGTGGTTAAATATTCCTGCAAGTGTAGGTATTGGGGCTTCAATTGTAGCGAGCATCGTTACCCTGCTATCGTACAAATTTCCGCTGTTACCTGGAATTAACAGCGTGGGACGTCAAAGCTTAGGAACATTTTTTTATGCAGTAAGTATTGGTGTCTTAATCGCCTGGTTTTGGTCTATCGAACAACCGCAATACGCCGCTTTAGGCATTTTGGTAATGACGTGGGGCGACGGGTTAGCAGCATTAGTTGGTCAAAGATTCGGTAATCATCGCTACAAAGTTTGGGGAATTCAAAAAAGCTGGGAAGGTTCTTTAGCAATGGCTGCTGTCAGTTACATCGTCAGTAGCCTGATTTTGCTAAGCGTCCAAGGTAGCATTTGGCAAACTTGGTTGATCTCGCTAGTTATTGCCCTCGTGGCGACAAGTTTAGAAGCTTTCTCGAAATTTGGTATTGATAATTTGACTGTTCCTCTTGGTAGCGCCGCGATCGCTTTTGCTTTGACTCAGTTGCTGTAGGTTAAGTAACTGGTAATTGGTCATTGGTAATCGGTAATCGTATAAATATACCACCTGTTACCTATTACCCATTACCCAACTGCATTGCACAATAAACAAAGAACACTAGGAGGTG
This sequence is a window from Chroococcidiopsis sp. TS-821. Protein-coding genes within it:
- a CDS encoding serine/threonine-protein kinase is translated as MIGKLLGGRYRIVDILGTGGFGQTYVAEDIHRPGHPKCVVKHLKPTSSNSSFLENARRLFQSEAQTLEKLGNHDQIPRLLAYFEENEEFYLVQDFIQGHPLSAALQRDSRWSEAKVYQMLREVLEILEYVHSQGVIHRDIKPNNLIRRHEDGKLVLVDFGSVKQAWTQVVTAYGQTKTSFALGSPATIGIGTPGYMPTEQGRGRPRPNSDIYALGIIGIQALTGLSPMCFQEDIDTGEILWLHAAADVNPALASILSKMVRYHFKDRYQTASEVLQDLERINLPAVEHPTNLIFEQVPLPSPSHSTIIFTEDNTANAESQRVIPVTLAGSTELYTGGQIPRLLAPTSDLIPTPPQVTSSQPTIATPQTASSVKKTSVKPPVSSHVKDTSDAAPSQHKIRIGAGITAIILSLVAGYAIYWQPRPSVSRPLEHMKSLKAEGRYEECVDQASTLLAEPSDYTTDAQSILHECQIAQAIRFAGERNFRAAIMEANKIPSSAPFYQNVQQLIAQWSNSILETATNEYQSGDLKQAIAIAQQIPNLSPVYLEAQTSIKQWNSEWESNTQHVEAAQKALKAEKWEEAIAEANKVLDTVYWQQQTQPIIQTAESKLAEVKKTTVANQSTTTPPQKTTPVVRKTAIAKPKSTTPAPRRTVATSTVKRVTTPTRQTPARRVQPRTVNRTPPQRTVRRPAATQPRPATPAKPSYSWTTKTIP
- the yidD gene encoding membrane protein insertion efficiency factor YidD translates to MKRLILFLIRGYRILISPLFPPSCRFHPTCSQYAIEAIERFGVWHGGILAVRRVLRCHPWHPGGYDPVPKN
- a CDS encoding diacylglycerol/polyprenol kinase family protein codes for the protein MLTLTWLESVPDVWQQIIIVGTWIGTILSIALIANRYTNADSEITRKIVHIGTGNIILFAWWLNIPASVGIGASIVASIVTLLSYKFPLLPGINSVGRQSLGTFFYAVSIGVLIAWFWSIEQPQYAALGILVMTWGDGLAALVGQRFGNHRYKVWGIQKSWEGSLAMAAVSYIVSSLILLSVQGSIWQTWLISLVIALVATSLEAFSKFGIDNLTVPLGSAAIAFALTQLL